Within the Opitutaceae bacterium TAV5 genome, the region TGTTCGTGTTCGGCGAACGCACGCTGCGCCCCCTCGCCGTGCGCGCCTGGCGCGAGCTTTTACTGACAAACCTGACCAACCCGACGGCCCAGGCCGCCCCGGGTCGCGTGCGGATGATCCGCGCCCCGGACCTGCCCGCCGGCGGCGACGCTACGGCGGTATCCGGAACCGCATACGATCTCGTCCTCGACGGCGTCTTCGGCTTTCAGTTCCGCCCCCCCCTGCCCGCGGAGGCCGCGCGCGTGTTCGCCGCCGTCAACGCCTTGCCCGTCCGCCTGCGCGTGGCCGTCGATCTGCCGAGCGGGCTCGATGCCTCCGACGCATTCCGCGCCGATTTCACCTATGCCACCGGCAGTGTGAAAACGCCCCTGCTCCCGCCGGGCAATGCCAATGCCGGACGCGTGCGCTACCTCGATCTCGGTTTCTTCGACCGTGGCACGGGCTTCCAGCCCGTGCCACTTTTTCTGCCAATCGGGCAGGAGGCCCATGCCACCGCGACCGACGACACCCGTGACCGCGTGCTCGTGCCCGCGGTGCTCGATCCGCTGCGCCGGTGGCGTTCGCCGCATTCGGACAAACGCAGCTTCGGCCACGTCCTGCTGGTCGGTGGTTCGCGGGCGTTTCCCGGCGCCATCTTCATGGCGGCCACCGCGGCCGTGCGCAGCGGCGCCGGACTCGTCACGGTGCTCGCTCCGGAATCGCTGATCCCGGCCTTTGCCGCGCAGTTGCCCGAAGCCATGTGGGTCGCCTGGCCGGAAACGCCGGACGGCGGGCTCGCCCTGGAAGGCCTGCACCTGATCCGCGAACGGCTCACGCGGACCTCCTCGCTCGTCATCGGCCCCGGCCTCGGGCGCGAGCCGGAAACGCTCACCCTTGCCGCCGAAATCGTGAAACTCGCCACCGTGCCGCTCGTGATCGACGCCGATGCGCTGCAACCGCAGATCGTGAGCGCCGGCAAGGCGCCGCGCATTCTCACGCCCCACGCGGGCGAACTTCCCCGGATCGAAAAACAGATTCCCGCCGCCCACTCCATCCTCGTCCGCAAGGGACCGGTGACTGTAGTTGAAACCGGAGGACACCGTTACCACAGCCTGGCCGGCGGCCCGGTGCTGGCGCGAGGCGGCAGCGGTGACATTCTCGCCGGGCTCACCGGCGGCCTGCTGGCGCAGACGCCGGACGATCCGGCCGGCGCCGCCTGCCGCGGCGTCGCCTGGCACGGAGCCGCCGCCGATGCCCTCGCGCGCGCACGCGGCGCCGTCGCGGTGCGCACCACGGAGTTGACGGAGTATCTGGGGCCGGTGTTGCGGGAAACGGCGTAGAGGTGCGCTTCACTGTGAAGTGCGCCCCTACGGACGAGGCAGGCGCACCTCGAAACAGGCGCCGGCACCGGGTTCGCTCTGCACGTCGATCGTGCCGCCGTGGTTGGTCACGATGGTTTTCACGATCGCCAGGCCGAGGCCGGCATGCGCCGCCGGGTCGCCGCCGGTGCGCGCCTTGTCCGCCCGGTAAAAGCGCTCGAAGATGTGCGGCAGGTCTTCGGCCGGGATGCCGGGGCCGTCGTCCCGGATCATGATGACCGCCTCGCCGTCGCGCGTCCCGCTGCGGAGATGGACGTGGCCGCCGCCGGTGGCGTGGTGGTGCTGGAGGGCGTTGGTCAGGAGGTTGGTCACGAGGATCGAGAGCGCCGCCGGGTCGCCCCGGCATTGCGCCGGCTGCAGGTCGGCGTGAAAGGTGATGCCCCGGTCGGCGGCAAGCGGGGCGAGGTGCGCGGCGGCCTCGTCGAGGATCGCGGCGAGATCGCAGGGCTCATGGTGGGCATGCGCTCCGCCGGCGCTGGCGGTCTCCTGGCGGGCGAGGAGGAGCAGCGCCTCGATGAGGCGGCGCATCCGGGTGGCCGTCTCGCCGCAGGTTTGCAGGGCCTCGCGGTATTCTGCCGGCGTGCGGTCGCGTTTGAGGATGCGCTGGGTTTCGGAGAGGAGGATCGTGACAGGCGTGCGCAGTTCGTGGGAGGCATCCGCCGTGAAACGGCGCTGGCGCTCGAAGGTGGCGGCGAGGCGGTCGAAGGTCTCGTTGAGCACGCGGCCGAGCTGGTCGAGCTCGTTATCCGTATCGGTTACATTGATACGCTCGGAGAGATTGCCTTCGGCGATCCGGCTGGCGGTGCGGCTGATGGCCTCGATGGGCCGGATGGCGCGGCCGGCCAGCCACCAGCCGCCGAGCAGGCCGAGCAGCCAGACGGCGAGTCCGCAGCCGGCGAGCGACCACGCGAAACGGCGGCTGTCGTCGAGATCGGGCGTGAGGTCGCGCCCGAAGGTGAGCAGCAGGCCGTTGCGAAACCGGTGATGGACGATGCGGCGATGTTTTTCGGTGTGCAGTTCCTCGGCGTCGGTTTCGCCCGGATCGGGCGGCAAGACGACATCGCCGGGAAGATTGGGCGACGGGAGAAGGGTTTTTCCGTTTTCCCCGCCTTCGCGGAAACTGAACCAGTAATACCCGGGAGACGTGTCTTCGTAGACGGCCGCGAGGGAAGGCGGGACCGTCAGGCGGCCCTCGCGGGCGAGCGTGGTGAAGAGCACGTCCGGAGGAGGGCGTTCGGCGAGGTCGGACGGGCTCGCGAGTTCGAAGATTCCCCGGACGAGTTTTTTTTCGTTCTCGACCAGCACGGCATCGATGCGGCGGAGGTGGTTGTTCCAGGCAAGCCGGTGGGCGGTGAAGCAAAAGGCCGCGATGGCGAAAAGCAGGATCAGCCCGTGCCAGGCCTGCACGCGCCAGCGGATGGAATGAAGAAAGCGGAGAGGGAGCGTCATTCGATGAGGTAGCCGTGGCCGCGGCGGGTTTTGATCAGGTCCAGGTCGGCGCCGAGTTTCTTGCGGAGGTTGGAGACGTGGACGTCGAGGAGATTGGAGAGCGTGTCGTCGTCCTCGTCGAAGAGGTGTTCGTAGAGCGTGGCGCGGCTGACCACTTCGCCGCGGTGGAGCGCGAGGTATTCGACAAGCGAATACTCGCGGGCGGTGAGCGGGATGTCGGCGGCGCCGAGCGCGACGCGCCGGGCGGCGGTGTCGATGGCGAGCGGGCCGATACGGAGGATCGGGTGAGTCTGTCCGGCGGAGCGGCGGATGAGGGCGCGCAGGCGGGCGAGGAGTTCGTCGATGTCGAAGGGTTTTGTCAGGTAGTCGTCGGCGCCGTGGTCGAGGCCCTTGATGCGGTCGGGCACGGTGTCGCGGGCGGTGAGCATGAGGACGGGCGTGCGGCAGGCGGGCCGGAGGGCGGCGAGCACGCCCCAGCCGTCGAGGCGCGGGAGCATGACGTCGAGGACGATGGCATCGTAGACGGTTTCGCGGGCCTTGAAGAGCCCGTCCTCGCCGTCGGCGGCGGTGTCGACGGCGTAGTTTTCCTCGCGCAGCGTGGCGGCCAGGCTGCGGAGGAGCACGGGATCATCTTCGATGACGAGGAGGCGCATGGGAGGACGGAAGGGGATGGGAGATAGGGGAGGTATGGGAGACAGGGGAGTTATGGTTTCGGGGGGCGGGAGCGGTGATCGAGGCGGGCGCGGGTCATGCGTTCGCGGAGACCGCCGTTTTTGAGGAAATCTTTTTCGAGGTAGCGGAGCTGGCGGTCGATGAGGTAGTTGGTCTGGTGGATGAGACAGATGGCGATGTTGGCGAGGGTCGCAGCCGGACGGGTTTCCACAAAGGGGCGGTAGAGATCCCAGGTCTGCGGGGTGCGTCTCCCGAGTTTGCGGACATAGAGGGCCTCGCGGGAGTTTTTGTCCCAGACAGGGAGATCGCGCGTATTGAGGTAATCGCGGTAGTCATCGAGAAGTTCTTCGAGGCTGGCACGGGCGACATTGGTGAGCTTGATTTCGGTTTCTTTGGAGGTGACGGCCGCCTTGCTCCCTTCGAGCAGGTTTTTCTTTCCGGAGCGTGCCGCCTGCACCATCTGGTCGATGGTGCGGTCGCTTTTGGCGAAGTATTTGTGGCAAAACCGGTAGGTGATGCCGTAGACGATTTCGGCTTTCTGGAACGAGAGGAGCCGGGTGTAGTCGCCGTGGCGAGGGAGGAAGCCTTCGGGTTCGGATGACATGGCGAGGGGGGAGAGGAGGGATGAGAGATATGAGAGAGATGGGAGTTATGGGAGTTATGAACCGGCTCACAATTTCCGATTTTCCCATAGCTCCCATGGCTCCCATTTCTCTCATAGCTCCCATACCCTCCTCCTTCACTCGTGCCGCAGGGCGTCGATGGGGTCGAGGGCGGCGGCGCGGCGGGCGGGAGTGAAGCCGAAAAGCACGCCCACCGCCGCCGAAAAGATAAAGGCGATGAGGTTGATCTGCAGGTTCCACGTGACCGGCACATTGATGATCGCGCCGAGGCCGTAGCAAAGGCCGAGCGCGAAGAGGATGCCGACCAGGCCGCCGATGCAGGAGAGCGTGATCGCCTCGACGAGAAATTGCAGCAACACCTCGCGGGCCCGCGCGCCGATCGCCAGGCGGATGCCGATCTCGCGGGTACGTTCGGTGACGCTGACGAGCATGATGTTCATGATACCGATGCCCCCGACCAGGAGCGACACCCCGGCCACGGCAGCGAGGAGCATGGTCATCATGCGGGTGGAGCTGCTGAGCGTCTCGGCAATCTGGCGGGTGTCGAAAACATTAAAATTGTTGTCCTGGTTGCTCTGGAGATTGCGGCGCTGGCGCATGAGCGAGGTGATGTCCGCAATCAGCGTGTCGCTGTTGGCGTTGTCCTCGGCGGAGATGCTGATCTGGCGGATGTCGCGCGACGAGGTGCGGCCGACCAGCCGGCGCTGGAGCGTGGAAAGCGGCACGACGATGGTGTCGTCCTGGTCGCCCATGCCGACCTGCCCCTTGGCGGCGAGGACGCCGATGATTTCGCAGGACGCCTTGCCGATGCGGATCTTCGCCCCGATCGGGGATTCGCCGACGGTGTCGAAGAGTTCCTTTTTGACCGTGTTGCCGATCACGCAGACGGCGGCGCCGGAGCGTTCTTCGAGTTCGTTGAAAAAACGTCCGTCGGCGAGGTTCCACTTGTTGATCTGGAAATAATCGACCGTGGTGCCGGTGACGGTGGTGGAGCGGGCGTTCTGGAGGTAGATGGTGCTGAGCGAGGAATTGCCCACGGGCGCAATGGCGGCGATGCCGGGCACCTGCTCGATGATGGCGGTGGCATCGTCCACAGTGAAATTGGGCACGCCGGCGGAGGAGGCGCGCGGACCGAACCCGAAACCGGGCCGCAGCATGAGCAGGTTGCTGCCGAGGCTGGAAATCTGGTTTTTCACCGCCTGCGTGGTGCCCTGCCCGAGCGTCACCATCGTGATGACCGCAGCCACGCCGATGATGATGCCGAGCACGGTGAGAAACGCGCGCGTGAGGTTGCGGCGGATCTCGCGCAGGGCGATGTGAAGAGCGTTCAGAAGCATCAGGAACATGGGCGGAAAACGGGAAGTGACGGCAGTGCGGGAATCAGCGGTCGGCGGAGCGGGAAGGGTGGACCGTGGCGGACGAGGCGGCCCTTTCCGCGGGCGTCCGGGTCCGGTCTTCCGAGACCAGGCCGTCCTGGATGCGGACGACGCGTTTGGCATAGGCGGCGACGTCGTCCTCGTGCGTGACCATGATGATGGTGATGCCGCGTCCGGTGTTGAGCTGGACGAGCAGGTTCATGATTTCGTGCGTGGTGGCGGTGTCGAGGTTGCCGGTCGGCTCGTCGGCAAAAAGCGTGCTCGGCTCGGTGACGATGGCGCGGGCGATGGCGACGCGCTGCTGTTGTCCGCCGGAGAGTTCGGCGGGGGTGTTGCGAACCTTGGTCGGGAGACCGACCGAGGTGAGCGCGGCGAGGGCCTTTTCGTGGCGCTCGCGGCGCGAGAGGCCGCGGTAGAGCAGCGGCAGCTCCACGTTTTCGAGGGCGCTGGTGCGGGCGAGCAGGTTGAAACCCTGGAAGACAAAACCGAGGGCGTGGCGGCGCAGCAGGGAACGCTGGTCGGCGTCGAGCGTCTCGACCGGAATGCCTTCGTAAAGGTAGCTGCCGGTGGTGGGCGTATCGAGGCAGCCGAGCGTGTTCATGAGCGTGGATTTGCCGGAGCCGCTGTGCCCCATGATCGCCACGAACTCGCCCTGGTGAATCGTCAGGTCGATGCCGCGCAGCGCCTGGAAGGCGGCTTCGCCGTGACCGTAGGTCTTGGTGAGCTGGCGCAGTTCGATGAGCGGAGGCGTGGACATGGCAGCAATTATGAGGCCGGAGCGCTGGCGCGGAGAATGACAGGGAGGCCGTCGGCCAGGTCGTCACCGCTGACTTCGGTGTAACGTCCGTCAGTAAGGCCGACCTTGACCTGGACGGGGACGGGGTGGCCATCGCGCAGGACCCAGATGCGGGCGGTGCCGTTGACCCGACCGGAGGAGGCGGCCGATGCGTCGCCGGTGGCCGCAGGCCGGGACGACTGCCGGCGCGGCGGGCCGGGCATGAGGCTCTGGACAAAGGATTTTTTTTGCGCGGTCGAAGCGCCGCTTGCCGCCGACGTGGCCGGGGTGAAACGGAAGGCGGCCGTCGGTACGAGGTAAACGTTTTTGGCTTCGGCCACGTGGATGTCGGCGGTGGCCGTCATGCCGGGGCGGAGGCTGAGATCGTCGTTGGCGACTTCGAGCTCGGTCTCGTAGGTGACGACATTGTCGGTGACCGCGGAGCCGTACGAAACCTTGATCACGTTGGCCGAGTAGGAGCGGTTGGGCCAGGCATCGACGGTGAAAGACGAGGGCTGGCCGTTGGCGACGCGGCCGATGTCGGCCTCGGCGACGGCGACCTTGAGTTTCATGTGCTCGAGTTTTTCCGCGATGACGAAGAGCTCCGGCGCGGTGAAGCTGGCGGCGACGGTCTGGCCGGGTTCGAGGTCGCGGGTAAGCACGATGCCGTCGATGGGAGACTTGATGATGGCCTTGGCGAGGTCGGTTTCATTGATGAGCACCTGCGCCCGAGCCTGGCTGACGGAGGCCTGCGCGGCGAGGAGGTCGGCCTTGGCGCGATCGGTGGTGGCGGTGGCGGTATCCATTTCGAGCCGGGACGGCACCTTGCCGCCGCTGAGCTGGTGAAGCTCCTGCTGGCGGGCGAGCGTGGCCTGCGCTTCCTTGAGCGTGGCCTCGGCCTGGGCGACGCTGGCCTGGGCGGAGGCGAGCTGGGCGCGGCTGCTCTCGGTCTCCTGCGCGAGTTTGGTCGTGTCGAGTTTGGCGAGCGGCTGGCCCTTGGTCACGTGGTCGTTGGTATCGACATACACTTCCAGGGTCGTGCCGGAAAGTTCACTACCGACAGTGATCTCGGTGGTGGGTTCGAGGTTGCCGGTGGCGGTGACGGTGAGACGGATATCGCCGCGGGCGAGCACTTCGGTGACGAACGGCGGCGGCTGGCTGGCGGCGCGCGCCCGGGCGCTCCACCAGAACCAGGCGGCGACCGCGAGCAGGACGAGGGCGACCGGCAGCAACAGACGGAGGAGGCGCGAGAGGCGGGAGCGTTGGCCGGCGCCGTTATGCCGGATGAGCGTGGCGAGATCGGGAGTGGACATCGGGAAAGGGTCTGGCGTTCAGGATTCGGAGTTCGGAGTTGCGAAATTGCAGAGGAGCGGAGGAGGGCGATGCGGTTTCAGCCTTCGGCATTTTGTTCCCAGCCGCCGCCCAGGGACTTGTAGAGCTGGATGTGCGCCGCGGTCCGGTCGGCTGTGGTGCTGACCTGCTGTTCGCGGAGGCCGAGCAGGGTGCGCTGGGCGTCGAGAACGGTGCCGAGATCGACGGTGCCGGCCTTGTACTGGAGCTCAGCGAGACTGGCGGCTTCGGCCGCGGCAGCGGTGGCCTTGTCGAGAATTTCGAGGCGCTCCGCGGTGCGTTGCACGGCGACGAGCGCATCCTCCACTTCGGAAAGCGCGGTGAGCACGGTGGATTCGTAGCCGATGAGGGCCTGTTCCTCGAGGGCGCTCTGGATCCTGATCTGCTGGCGGATATTGCCGGCATCGAAGAGCGGAGCGGACAGGCTGCCGATGAGGCTGCCGATGGTG harbors:
- a CDS encoding histidine kinase, whose translation is MTLPLRFLHSIRWRVQAWHGLILLFAIAAFCFTAHRLAWNNHLRRIDAVLVENEKKLVRGIFELASPSDLAERPPPDVLFTTLAREGRLTVPPSLAAVYEDTSPGYYWFSFREGGENGKTLLPSPNLPGDVVLPPDPGETDAEELHTEKHRRIVHHRFRNGLLLTFGRDLTPDLDDSRRFAWSLAGCGLAVWLLGLLGGWWLAGRAIRPIEAISRTASRIAEGNLSERINVTDTDNELDQLGRVLNETFDRLAATFERQRRFTADASHELRTPVTILLSETQRILKRDRTPAEYREALQTCGETATRMRRLIEALLLLARQETASAGGAHAHHEPCDLAAILDEAAAHLAPLAADRGITFHADLQPAQCRGDPAALSILVTNLLTNALQHHHATGGGHVHLRSGTRDGEAVIMIRDDGPGIPAEDLPHIFERFYRADKARTGGDPAAHAGLGLAIVKTIVTNHGGTIDVQSEPGAGACFEVRLPRP
- a CDS encoding S23 ribosomal protein; amino-acid sequence: MSSEPEGFLPRHGDYTRLLSFQKAEIVYGITYRFCHKYFAKSDRTIDQMVQAARSGKKNLLEGSKAAVTSKETEIKLTNVARASLEELLDDYRDYLNTRDLPVWDKNSREALYVRKLGRRTPQTWDLYRPFVETRPAATLANIAICLIHQTNYLIDRQLRYLEKDFLKNGGLRERMTRARLDHRSRPPKP
- a CDS encoding transcriptional regulator, which gives rise to MRLLVIEDDPVLLRSLAATLREENYAVDTAADGEDGLFKARETVYDAIVLDVMLPRLDGWGVLAALRPACRTPVLMLTARDTVPDRIKGLDHGADDYLTKPFDIDELLARLRALIRRSAGQTHPILRIGPLAIDTAARRVALGAADIPLTAREYSLVEYLALHRGEVVSRATLYEHLFDEDDDTLSNLLDVHVSNLRKKLGADLDLIKTRRGHGYLIE
- a CDS encoding macrolide ABC transporter ATP-binding protein; amino-acid sequence: MSTPPLIELRQLTKTYGHGEAAFQALRGIDLTIHQGEFVAIMGHSGSGKSTLMNTLGCLDTPTTGSYLYEGIPVETLDADQRSLLRRHALGFVFQGFNLLARTSALENVELPLLYRGLSRRERHEKALAALTSVGLPTKVRNTPAELSGGQQQRVAIARAIVTEPSTLFADEPTGNLDTATTHEIMNLLVQLNTGRGITIIMVTHEDDVAAYAKRVVRIQDGLVSEDRTRTPAERAASSATVHPSRSADR
- a CDS encoding multidrug ABC transporter substrate-binding protein, which gives rise to MLLNALHIALREIRRNLTRAFLTVLGIIIGVAAVITMVTLGQGTTQAVKNQISSLGSNLLMLRPGFGFGPRASSAGVPNFTVDDATAIIEQVPGIAAIAPVGNSSLSTIYLQNARSTTVTGTTVDYFQINKWNLADGRFFNELEERSGAAVCVIGNTVKKELFDTVGESPIGAKIRIGKASCEIIGVLAAKGQVGMGDQDDTIVVPLSTLQRRLVGRTSSRDIRQISISAEDNANSDTLIADITSLMRQRRNLQSNQDNNFNVFDTRQIAETLSSSTRMMTMLLAAVAGVSLLVGGIGIMNIMLVSVTERTREIGIRLAIGARAREVLLQFLVEAITLSCIGGLVGILFALGLCYGLGAIINVPVTWNLQINLIAFIFSAAVGVLFGFTPARRAAALDPIDALRHE
- a CDS encoding RND transporter — encoded protein: MSTPDLATLIRHNGAGQRSRLSRLLRLLLPVALVLLAVAAWFWWSARARAASQPPPFVTEVLARGDIRLTVTATGNLEPTTEITVGSELSGTTLEVYVDTNDHVTKGQPLAKLDTTKLAQETESSRAQLASAQASVAQAEATLKEAQATLARQQELHQLSGGKVPSRLEMDTATATTDRAKADLLAAQASVSQARAQVLINETDLAKAIIKSPIDGIVLTRDLEPGQTVAASFTAPELFVIAEKLEHMKLKVAVAEADIGRVANGQPSSFTVDAWPNRSYSANVIKVSYGSAVTDNVVTYETELEVANDDLSLRPGMTATADIHVAEAKNVYLVPTAAFRFTPATSAASGASTAQKKSFVQSLMPGPPRRQSSRPAATGDASAASSGRVNGTARIWVLRDGHPVPVQVKVGLTDGRYTEVSGDDLADGLPVILRASAPAS
- a CDS encoding carbohydrate kinase, translated to MIPSHPILSCQAAKAFEAAFFAGDEEREWSAMQRAGIAVAESARRDFAEAGPFPAAPRLLVLAGKGHNAGDALIAARHLLVTSPAGGSADVLFVFGERTLRPLAVRAWRELLLTNLTNPTAQAAPGRVRMIRAPDLPAGGDATAVSGTAYDLVLDGVFGFQFRPPLPAEAARVFAAVNALPVRLRVAVDLPSGLDASDAFRADFTYATGSVKTPLLPPGNANAGRVRYLDLGFFDRGTGFQPVPLFLPIGQEAHATATDDTRDRVLVPAVLDPLRRWRSPHSDKRSFGHVLLVGGSRAFPGAIFMAATAAVRSGAGLVTVLAPESLIPAFAAQLPEAMWVAWPETPDGGLALEGLHLIRERLTRTSSLVIGPGLGREPETLTLAAEIVKLATVPLVIDADALQPQIVSAGKAPRILTPHAGELPRIEKQIPAAHSILVRKGPVTVVETGGHRYHSLAGGPVLARGGSGDILAGLTGGLLAQTPDDPAGAACRGVAWHGAAADALARARGAVAVRTTELTEYLGPVLRETA